One window of Deinococcus depolymerans genomic DNA carries:
- a CDS encoding sensor histidine kinase has product MDALPQAVLLTRAGLVTRVNASAARLWGVPQERASGRPVLEVVRRHTLETLLERGGELELEVTGRTLRCAATRNGEYGALIVEDVTEHRRREAELREATAVLSHEFRTPVAALRGVLEALEYDMPRDLSQNFVRQGLQETERLARLVEDLAVGFRPTRARTLPLAEAFTRAERLLSAELQARGASVTFGADHLVRADPDKLLQVLLNLIENALKYGPAGQRVEVATAERGTWVEVSVLDRGTPIPDTENLFRAHTRGRAATGQGSGMGLYIVRSIVQGWGGQAWAERRGDANAFCFTLPGVGGLGL; this is encoded by the coding sequence ATGGACGCGCTGCCGCAGGCGGTCCTGCTGACCCGCGCGGGGCTGGTCACGCGCGTGAACGCCTCGGCCGCGCGGCTGTGGGGGGTGCCGCAGGAACGCGCCTCGGGCCGCCCGGTGCTGGAAGTCGTGCGCCGCCACACCCTGGAGACGCTGCTGGAACGCGGCGGGGAACTGGAACTGGAGGTCACGGGCCGCACCCTGCGCTGCGCGGCCACCCGCAACGGCGAGTACGGCGCGCTGATCGTGGAGGACGTGACCGAGCACCGCCGCCGCGAGGCGGAGCTGCGCGAGGCGACGGCCGTGCTCTCGCACGAGTTCCGCACGCCGGTCGCGGCGCTGCGCGGGGTGCTGGAGGCGCTGGAGTACGACATGCCGCGCGACCTGTCGCAGAATTTCGTGCGGCAGGGTCTGCAGGAGACCGAGCGGCTGGCGCGGCTGGTCGAGGACCTCGCGGTGGGGTTCCGGCCCACGCGGGCGCGGACGCTGCCGCTGGCCGAGGCGTTCACGCGGGCCGAGCGGCTGCTGAGCGCCGAACTGCAGGCGCGCGGGGCGTCCGTGACCTTCGGCGCGGATCACCTGGTGCGCGCCGACCCGGACAAGCTGCTGCAGGTGCTGCTGAACCTGATCGAGAACGCCCTGAAGTACGGCCCGGCCGGGCAGCGGGTCGAGGTGGCCACGGCCGAGCGGGGCACCTGGGTGGAGGTCAGCGTGCTTGACCGCGGCACGCCGATTCCCGATACCGAGAACCTGTTCCGGGCGCACACGCGGGGCCGCGCGGCGACCGGGCAGGGCAGCGGCATGGGCCTGTACATCGTCCGGAGCATCGTGCAGGGCTGGGGCGGGCAGGCGTGGGCGGAGCGGCGCGGTGACGCGAACGCCTTCTGCTTCACGCTGCCCGGCGTGGGCGGCCTGGGCCTGTAG
- the phoU gene encoding phosphate signaling complex protein PhoU: protein MREALENDLRAVLNGALNMLGTVERMLPVAADVLLRENVDRLPEVKALDREVDAQEAQIEAECLRIIALHQPVARDLRMVALILKSLSDIERMGDYVVHVAEDGAELAQAPALKRYVNLARMLERLGEMSENLRTAIADRDVTRAEATVQMDDEVDDLYEQIQRELVTYMLEDPRNISKALMLMRVGRSLERVGDHMENIAERVRYWVTGQREG, encoded by the coding sequence ATGCGTGAAGCCCTTGAAAACGATCTACGTGCCGTCCTGAACGGCGCCCTGAACATGCTCGGCACGGTCGAGCGGATGCTGCCCGTGGCGGCCGACGTGCTGCTGCGTGAGAACGTGGACCGCCTGCCGGAAGTCAAGGCCCTGGACCGCGAGGTGGACGCCCAGGAGGCGCAGATCGAGGCCGAGTGCCTGCGGATCATCGCGCTGCACCAGCCGGTCGCGCGGGACCTGCGGATGGTCGCGCTGATCCTCAAGAGCCTCAGCGACATCGAGCGGATGGGCGATTACGTGGTGCATGTCGCCGAGGACGGCGCGGAGCTCGCGCAGGCCCCGGCCCTCAAGCGCTACGTGAACCTCGCGCGGATGCTCGAGCGGCTGGGCGAGATGAGCGAGAACCTGCGTACCGCCATCGCCGACCGTGACGTGACGCGCGCCGAGGCGACCGTGCAGATGGACGACGAGGTCGACGACCTGTACGAGCAGATCCAGCGTGAACTCGTCACGTACATGCTCGAGGACCCCCGCAACATCAGCAAGGCGCTGATGCTGATGCGGGTGGGCCGCAGCCTCGAACGCGTGGGCGACCACATGGAGAACATCGCCGAGCGCGTGCGTTACTGGGTGACCGGGCAGCGCGAGGGCTGA
- the coaBC gene encoding bifunctional phosphopantothenoylcysteine decarboxylase/phosphopantothenate--cysteine ligase CoaBC — protein MNALKSGPTVLVIVGGSMAAVKAPSVLRRLRERGAAVQVIATRAALAFITELSLSTAADGPVGTDEHWFEARPDALHLTLARADVAVVVGASAELLAGAAHGHANALALATLLSVRAPVLWVPAMNELMWTHPAVQANAATLRGRGHAFLGPEVGAFGTRGEGSGVGRMSEPGDIADAALALLSPTAPLRDLAGVRVVVSAGPTREYLDPVRFISNPSSGKMGFAVAEEARDRGADVTLVTGPVTLPDPAGMRVVRIESALELRDAVVAAARGAGIVVMTAAVADYRAAAQSGEKQAKVAGDVTVHLTPNPDILAQLGQEKGARVLVGFAMETHAGVERAALKAQRKNADFILLNYPTREGTAFGGDDNQVTLVRPDGSHEDWPRVSKREVARRLLDEAARRLPGRVTPPPPH, from the coding sequence GTGAATGCGTTGAAGTCCGGGCCGACCGTGCTGGTGATCGTGGGTGGCAGCATGGCGGCAGTGAAGGCCCCGTCGGTGCTGCGGCGGCTGCGGGAGCGGGGGGCGGCGGTGCAGGTGATCGCCACGCGCGCGGCGCTGGCGTTCATCACGGAACTGAGCCTGAGTACCGCGGCGGACGGGCCGGTCGGCACGGACGAGCACTGGTTCGAGGCCCGGCCGGACGCGCTGCACCTGACGCTCGCGCGGGCGGACGTGGCGGTCGTGGTGGGGGCGTCGGCAGAGCTGCTGGCGGGCGCGGCGCACGGGCACGCGAACGCGCTGGCGCTGGCGACGCTGCTGAGCGTGCGTGCTCCCGTGCTGTGGGTGCCCGCCATGAACGAGCTGATGTGGACGCACCCGGCGGTGCAGGCGAACGCGGCGACCCTGCGCGGCCGGGGGCACGCGTTCCTGGGGCCGGAGGTGGGGGCGTTCGGGACGCGCGGCGAGGGCAGCGGCGTGGGCCGCATGAGCGAGCCGGGCGACATCGCGGACGCGGCGCTGGCCCTGCTCTCCCCCACCGCCCCGCTGCGGGACCTGGCGGGCGTGCGGGTGGTCGTGTCGGCCGGCCCGACCCGTGAGTACCTGGACCCGGTGCGGTTCATCAGCAACCCGTCGAGCGGGAAGATGGGCTTCGCGGTGGCCGAGGAGGCCCGTGACCGGGGGGCGGACGTGACGCTGGTGACCGGTCCGGTGACGCTGCCGGACCCGGCGGGCATGCGGGTCGTGCGGATCGAGTCGGCGCTGGAACTGCGGGACGCGGTGGTGGCGGCGGCGCGCGGGGCGGGCATCGTGGTGATGACGGCGGCGGTCGCGGATTACCGCGCGGCCGCCCAGAGCGGCGAGAAGCAGGCGAAGGTGGCGGGCGACGTGACGGTGCACCTGACGCCGAACCCGGACATCCTGGCGCAGCTGGGCCAGGAGAAGGGGGCCCGGGTGCTGGTGGGCTTCGCGATGGAGACGCACGCGGGGGTGGAGCGCGCGGCCCTGAAGGCGCAGCGCAAGAACGCGGATTTCATCCTGCTGAACTACCCGACGCGCGAGGGCACGGCGTTCGGTGGGGATGACAATCAGGTGACGCTGGTGCGCCCGGACGGTTCGCATGAGGACTGGCCGCGTGTCAGCAAGCGGGAGGTGGCGCGGCGGCTGCTGGACGAGGCGGCGCGGCGACTGCCGGGCCGGGTAACCCCACCCCCGCCCCATTGA
- the argR gene encoding arginine repressor, which produces MPGPLSKEQRQKRIQDIIARESVSTQGELVERLQQAGIRVTQATVSRDINELRLVRLPVGKGRHRYALAQTTGHVGAQEELARLFQNFVHDVDRGENMLVIRTAEGHASGVALLLDRVRRDDIVGTIAGEDTIFVVARTTAEAESIMEEFHALMLG; this is translated from the coding sequence ATGCCGGGACCGCTCAGCAAGGAACAGCGTCAGAAACGCATTCAGGACATCATCGCGCGCGAGAGCGTCAGCACCCAGGGAGAACTCGTCGAGCGGCTCCAGCAGGCCGGCATCCGCGTCACGCAGGCGACCGTCAGCCGCGACATCAACGAACTGCGCCTCGTGCGCCTCCCGGTCGGCAAGGGGCGCCACCGCTACGCCCTGGCCCAGACGACCGGACACGTGGGCGCGCAGGAGGAACTCGCCCGCCTGTTCCAGAACTTCGTGCATGACGTGGACCGCGGCGAGAACATGCTCGTCATCCGCACCGCCGAGGGACACGCCAGCGGCGTCGCGCTGCTGCTCGACCGGGTGCGCCGCGACGACATCGTGGGCACCATCGCCGGCGAGGACACCATCTTCGTCGTGGCCCGCACCACCGCCGAGGCCGAGAGCATCATGGAGGAATTCCACGCCCTGATGCTGGGATAA